Proteins encoded together in one Desulfosporosinus meridiei DSM 13257 window:
- the dinB gene encoding DNA polymerase IV has protein sequence MEDLANYRKILHVDMDAFYASVEQRDDPSLLGKPVVVGGRPNSRGVVSAASYEARKYGIRSAMPVAEAARRCPDAVFLPVNFKKYREVSWQIREIFLTYTPMVEPISLDEAFLDVTGSTRLFGPAEDIALTIKLRIRQELSLTASVGFACNKFLAKLASDLKKPDGFVVVHPDKVQEFLDPLPIERIWGVGEKTAEQLHSHRINTVKDLRSLELKFLTKLFGSLGSQLYQLARGIDDRPVESDRVVKSIGRETTFESDIRDGDFLEKTLLMLAIDVGRSLRKEALRGRTVTLKVRYDDFRTLSRSRTIHRATDLDDVIFQEACSLLSELSLKQPLRLIGVTMSNLTDQHENQISLFEEPRLERENLTKVLDLVKEKYGEKSITRARLL, from the coding sequence ATGGAAGATTTGGCGAACTATCGCAAGATATTACATGTGGATATGGATGCCTTCTACGCTTCTGTTGAACAGCGGGATGATCCCTCTTTGTTGGGTAAACCTGTCGTAGTCGGAGGCAGGCCGAATAGCCGGGGGGTCGTCTCTGCGGCATCCTATGAAGCCCGTAAATACGGAATACGCTCGGCAATGCCTGTTGCAGAAGCTGCCAGGCGCTGCCCTGATGCGGTTTTCCTGCCAGTGAATTTCAAGAAATATCGGGAAGTGTCCTGGCAAATCCGGGAAATATTTTTGACCTACACCCCAATGGTAGAGCCAATATCCCTGGACGAGGCTTTTTTGGATGTTACAGGTTCAACTAGGTTATTTGGGCCGGCAGAGGACATTGCCTTAACGATTAAACTACGCATCCGGCAGGAATTAAGTTTAACTGCTTCTGTTGGATTTGCATGTAATAAATTTTTAGCAAAGCTTGCTTCGGATCTGAAAAAACCTGATGGGTTTGTGGTTGTTCACCCGGATAAAGTTCAAGAGTTTCTTGATCCGCTGCCAATCGAAAGAATTTGGGGAGTCGGTGAAAAAACAGCGGAGCAATTGCACAGTCATCGGATAAATACAGTCAAAGATTTGCGCAGTTTAGAGTTGAAGTTCTTAACTAAGCTTTTTGGTTCATTAGGAAGTCAGCTTTATCAATTGGCACGGGGAATTGACGATCGCCCTGTGGAAAGCGATAGGGTAGTTAAGTCCATCGGTCGCGAGACCACCTTTGAGTCTGATATTAGGGACGGTGATTTCCTGGAGAAGACCTTGTTAATGCTGGCCATTGACGTAGGTCGAAGTTTGCGTAAAGAAGCGTTACGAGGAAGAACTGTAACTCTGAAAGTCCGTTATGATGATTTTCGCACCCTGAGCCGATCACGGACTATTCATCGGGCGACGGATCTTGATGATGTTATATTTCAAGAGGCTTGTAGCTTGTTAAGTGAATTATCCCTTAAACAGCCTCTGCGCTTGATAGGGGTTACAATGTCGAACCTGACAGATCAGCACGAAAATCAAATTTCTTTATTTGAAGAGCCTCGGCTAGAAAGAGAGAACCTCACTAAAGTGCTTGATCTAGTCAAAGAGAAATATGGTGAGAAAAGTATTACAAGGGCTAGACTTTTGTAA
- a CDS encoding YcdB/YcdC domain-containing protein: MKKNWRSFLAAAVVAVLLVPTVSAPIVLAGEISSAEAVGTLAAPQVGLEKAIQIVKTNFDVPNQYKDFNSSYNTYNGRQVWALRWNGTSEQPGEFAAEVNAINGDIVSMNYWKNEDQLASSPSVPTITKEGAQEISDKLLSQLLGKRTEELKLIPSESEVVPLSYGPFYYSVQYQRFINGVPFLGNGVNVQVSSKDGHINSYTLNWNDVKAPDVNGVISVEKAQQAFAEAPFFKLLYWVPSGYKPMLVGQKQEAKLVYQLTGDNSGGAIDALTGKPLQLNPGEWLSTDAYGVGGMGRAEAEKASQASNSSQILTPQEQQEVERTSKLLKQDEAIAAVKRWVEIPNTLTLSSANLSKDWRSTDKRIWSFDWNSVETNKELGNPQYLSARVSATTGELLGFSIATQQNGKDDVKFDRAAAQKVAEEFLKKVQPERFNQVALDPETDLMYKMNPEPWNNQAFSYGRVVNGVAFPENSMIVNVDPVSGKVTNYELNWSDYDLPSVTGILSKDKGVELFLKARPLTLTYVRIYSNGMPGDLRLVYLPIAKERNMQNSNILDAKSGDLLDFQGQPIEKGPKPYTFNDLTGVTGAPEITVLGQAGLFGDYGNSFKPLEKMSVSSMLRAMYLSRFGLWGNTGLTDKEIISKAKELGWLKEDLKPGDPVNRELLAKVLLRYIQLNKLAELKDIYKVSFQDSDQISSDALGYIALASSTGIIKVEGQVLAPRDTVSRAEGATALFRALNWRN; the protein is encoded by the coding sequence ATGAAGAAAAATTGGCGTTCTTTCTTGGCCGCGGCTGTAGTTGCAGTTTTACTTGTTCCAACAGTTTCTGCACCTATCGTATTGGCTGGAGAAATTAGTTCTGCTGAAGCTGTTGGGACTTTGGCCGCACCCCAGGTGGGTCTGGAAAAAGCAATTCAGATTGTTAAGACTAACTTTGACGTTCCTAATCAATATAAGGATTTTAACTCTTCTTATAATACTTATAATGGACGTCAGGTTTGGGCTTTACGTTGGAACGGCACATCGGAACAACCAGGAGAGTTCGCAGCAGAAGTTAATGCCATTAATGGTGATATTGTCAGCATGAATTATTGGAAAAATGAAGATCAATTGGCCAGTAGCCCCTCAGTTCCGACCATTACTAAAGAGGGTGCTCAAGAAATCAGCGATAAGTTGTTGAGCCAGTTATTGGGTAAGAGAACTGAGGAACTGAAGTTAATTCCAAGTGAGTCGGAGGTTGTACCCCTAAGTTATGGCCCGTTTTATTATTCGGTTCAATATCAACGCTTCATAAATGGCGTACCCTTTCTTGGCAATGGAGTAAATGTACAAGTCTCCAGTAAAGATGGACACATTAATTCCTATACTCTCAATTGGAATGATGTCAAGGCACCTGATGTAAATGGAGTGATTAGCGTCGAAAAAGCCCAGCAAGCATTTGCTGAAGCACCATTTTTCAAACTCTTGTATTGGGTTCCATCAGGATACAAACCTATGCTTGTAGGTCAAAAGCAAGAAGCAAAGCTTGTTTACCAATTAACCGGGGACAATAGTGGCGGGGCAATTGATGCTTTAACGGGTAAGCCCCTTCAACTCAATCCGGGTGAGTGGTTGTCTACAGACGCCTACGGAGTTGGTGGTATGGGCAGAGCCGAGGCAGAAAAGGCTAGTCAGGCAAGTAACTCGTCACAAATTCTAACGCCTCAGGAACAACAAGAAGTAGAACGAACCTCAAAGCTTCTTAAACAAGATGAGGCAATTGCTGCTGTGAAGCGTTGGGTTGAGATTCCGAATACACTGACGTTAAGCAGTGCTAATTTGAGTAAAGACTGGCGCAGTACTGATAAGCGTATTTGGAGTTTTGACTGGAACAGTGTTGAGACGAATAAAGAGCTGGGAAATCCCCAATATCTTAGTGCAAGAGTAAGTGCAACAACGGGCGAACTACTTGGATTTTCCATCGCTACTCAACAAAACGGCAAAGATGATGTCAAATTTGACCGGGCAGCAGCTCAAAAAGTAGCCGAAGAATTTCTTAAAAAGGTTCAGCCTGAACGATTCAATCAAGTTGCCTTAGATCCGGAAACGGATTTGATGTACAAAATGAACCCTGAACCATGGAATAATCAGGCCTTTTCATATGGTCGGGTGGTTAATGGGGTAGCTTTCCCGGAAAATAGCATGATTGTCAATGTGGATCCTGTGTCCGGCAAAGTTACGAATTATGAACTAAACTGGTCAGACTATGATTTGCCAAGTGTAACAGGAATTCTCAGCAAAGATAAAGGTGTAGAATTATTTCTGAAAGCACGACCCTTAACCCTCACCTATGTTCGTATTTATAGCAATGGGATGCCTGGTGACTTGCGGTTAGTGTATTTGCCAATTGCCAAAGAGCGCAATATGCAAAATTCCAATATACTGGATGCAAAAAGTGGCGATTTACTCGACTTTCAGGGTCAGCCTATCGAAAAAGGGCCAAAACCCTATACATTTAATGATCTGACTGGCGTTACTGGCGCACCTGAGATCACAGTACTGGGGCAAGCCGGCTTATTTGGGGATTATGGAAATAGCTTTAAACCCCTTGAGAAAATGAGCGTAAGTTCAATGCTGCGGGCCATGTACCTGAGCCGTTTTGGATTATGGGGAAATACTGGCCTCACCGATAAAGAGATTATCAGTAAAGCTAAAGAACTGGGCTGGCTGAAAGAAGATCTGAAGCCCGGAGATCCAGTAAATAGAGAACTTCTTGCTAAAGTTCTACTCCGCTACATCCAGCTCAACAAGCTTGCAGAGCTCAAGGATATTTATAAAGTAAGTTTTCAGGATTCTGATCAAATCAGTTCGGATGCCCTGGGATATATTGCTTTGGCCAGCAGTACAGGGATAATCAAGGTAGAAGGGCAAGTTCTAGCACCACGTGATACTGTGAGCCGTGCTGAAGGTGCTACTGCGCTCTTCAGAGCTTTAAACTGGCGTAATTAA
- a CDS encoding AIM24 family protein has product MFKFNVEEELCCKIEGTGKFIAKKGTMVAYKGNFKFDKMLLGPDNGGGVMGSLLGLAKRTLTGENIELMTVEGSGIIYLAKNAYHVSVFELEPGDCLSVESENLLAFPTDLKYDVRLIGSGVLSQKGLASTVLTNISNQLQQVAVMTDGNPLMLEAPCVVDPDAVVAWTSSSNGGGDPSVSMNNFSWKTAIGQTSGESYQFQFNQTGQMVLVQPSERLSGLKISVD; this is encoded by the coding sequence ATGTTTAAGTTTAATGTCGAAGAAGAACTATGCTGTAAAATAGAAGGCACGGGTAAATTTATTGCCAAGAAAGGAACAATGGTCGCCTATAAAGGGAACTTCAAGTTCGACAAGATGTTGCTGGGACCAGACAATGGCGGAGGTGTCATGGGCTCTCTGCTTGGTTTAGCCAAAAGAACTCTAACCGGAGAAAACATAGAATTAATGACCGTCGAAGGTTCAGGAATCATATATTTAGCAAAAAATGCTTATCATGTCTCCGTTTTCGAACTTGAACCCGGGGATTGTCTTTCAGTCGAGAGTGAAAATCTACTAGCCTTTCCCACCGACTTAAAATATGATGTGCGTTTAATAGGAAGCGGAGTACTATCCCAAAAGGGATTGGCCTCCACTGTCCTGACGAACATCTCAAATCAGCTACAACAAGTTGCGGTCATGACTGATGGCAACCCGCTTATGTTAGAAGCACCTTGTGTGGTCGATCCTGATGCTGTCGTAGCCTGGACAAGCAGCTCTAACGGTGGTGGAGATCCAAGCGTGTCTATGAATAACTTCAGCTGGAAAACAGCGATTGGACAAACCTCCGGAGAATCGTATCAGTTTCAATTTAACCAAACTGGTCAAATGGTTCTCGTCCAACCCTCCGAACGATTATCCGGATTAAAAATTAGTGTGGATTAG
- a CDS encoding xanthine dehydrogenase family protein molybdopterin-binding subunit has translation MRVLDKDYKYVGRTFPIHDAEQKVNGSLQYLSDMRLPNMLYAKLLLSPIAHAHITNIDTSKAEALPGVVRVFTHLNTPAKTYSRYRIVPDQEFCLEDERLLTEKARFVGDRIAVVVAVSKEIATQAIDLIQVDYAELPVLNTPEKALEEQADKIHSAGNLLHEFEYKIGEIDLAENCVEVETLTNTQKVHHAAMEPHVCLADYDSSGKLTLWAACQGVFGVRTVVADLLELSYNKVRVIKVPMGGSFGGRQEIIFEPLTAFLAKEVKRSVKLTLTREETIISTMTRPATSSRVRTLVNQEGRLVDCRVDTVLDAGAYATSSIDNTYVMAKKICKLYRIPYYEHRGKTVYTNTPVAGGARGWGAPEIMTALEIHMDAVAKGLGIDLIEFRLLNLVHPYDLDKTSQISLGNARVRECLLKGAEAFGWSEKFQRWNKRPNQGRFRRGVGLACAAHKNGMYGGFPEHSTMTLKMNEDGSFILNTGLHELGCGTITSITQIVAEVLDIDPKFITTLEADTENGPYDFGSYGSRVTYICGACAYEVSQRVREKVLECASQILQTPIESLENGAGRVWVRGDEQHYLSYREIATTAKLKYDTDIVLTHTYHGTSNPGAYAVHFAEVEVDTATGRVQVKDYLAAHDIGKAINPGMVEGQIQGGVQMGIGYALYEEIKVTTDGSILSRSLKNYHVLNAPDMPEVRILLIEEGGDEGPYGAKSIGEIAFVPVAAAVVNAVNNALGTSLSNLPLTPEKIMIALNARRDVSGIRHE, from the coding sequence GTGAGAGTATTGGACAAGGATTATAAATATGTCGGGCGCACTTTTCCAATTCATGATGCAGAGCAGAAAGTAAACGGTAGTCTACAATATTTAAGTGATATGAGGCTGCCAAATATGTTATATGCCAAACTGCTTTTGAGTCCAATCGCTCATGCTCACATTACCAATATTGATACGAGTAAAGCTGAGGCTTTACCGGGAGTTGTAAGAGTATTTACCCATCTAAATACCCCTGCCAAAACCTACAGTCGCTATAGAATAGTGCCTGACCAAGAGTTTTGCTTAGAGGATGAGCGTCTTTTAACTGAGAAGGCTCGCTTTGTCGGAGATCGCATTGCCGTTGTGGTAGCTGTCAGCAAAGAAATCGCCACCCAGGCTATTGATCTCATTCAAGTTGACTATGCAGAATTGCCTGTACTAAATACTCCCGAAAAAGCCCTTGAGGAACAGGCGGACAAAATTCATTCTGCAGGGAACCTGCTCCATGAATTTGAATACAAAATCGGGGAGATAGATCTTGCCGAAAACTGTGTTGAGGTTGAAACTTTAACCAATACACAAAAAGTGCATCATGCGGCAATGGAACCCCATGTTTGTCTGGCGGATTACGACAGTTCCGGCAAGCTCACTCTCTGGGCTGCCTGCCAAGGCGTATTTGGGGTAAGAACTGTGGTAGCTGATTTACTGGAACTGAGTTATAACAAAGTCAGAGTCATTAAAGTTCCTATGGGGGGGTCTTTCGGCGGCAGGCAAGAAATTATTTTTGAACCCCTAACTGCTTTTCTAGCCAAGGAGGTTAAGCGTTCGGTCAAACTAACCTTGACGAGGGAAGAGACCATTATATCTACAATGACTCGACCCGCAACGAGTTCCAGAGTAAGAACCCTGGTTAACCAAGAAGGTCGATTAGTTGACTGTAGAGTAGATACCGTATTAGACGCCGGAGCGTATGCGACGAGTTCTATTGACAATACTTATGTAATGGCTAAGAAGATATGTAAATTGTACAGAATCCCTTACTATGAACATAGGGGAAAAACCGTTTATACCAACACCCCCGTAGCCGGTGGAGCACGAGGATGGGGTGCACCGGAAATCATGACTGCTCTCGAAATTCATATGGATGCTGTGGCGAAAGGGTTAGGAATAGATCTTATAGAATTTCGGCTCTTGAATCTTGTCCATCCTTATGACTTAGATAAAACCTCTCAAATTTCTTTGGGGAATGCTCGGGTTAGAGAGTGTCTCCTTAAAGGTGCCGAAGCCTTCGGCTGGAGTGAGAAATTTCAACGATGGAATAAAAGGCCGAATCAAGGCAGATTCCGCAGAGGAGTAGGATTAGCCTGTGCTGCCCATAAAAATGGAATGTACGGAGGATTTCCCGAACACAGTACCATGACCTTAAAAATGAATGAGGATGGCAGTTTCATCTTGAACACCGGTCTCCATGAATTAGGGTGCGGAACCATTACCTCCATTACCCAAATTGTTGCAGAAGTCCTAGACATCGACCCTAAATTTATTACGACCTTAGAAGCGGATACAGAAAACGGTCCCTATGATTTTGGTTCTTACGGTAGCAGGGTTACTTATATCTGTGGCGCATGTGCCTACGAAGTTTCCCAGAGGGTAAGAGAAAAAGTATTGGAGTGTGCTTCGCAAATACTCCAAACACCTATTGAGTCTTTAGAAAATGGGGCGGGCAGAGTATGGGTTAGGGGAGATGAACAGCACTATCTAAGTTATCGAGAAATCGCCACAACCGCCAAACTTAAGTATGATACGGACATCGTGCTTACTCATACCTATCATGGAACGTCCAACCCAGGTGCTTATGCTGTGCATTTTGCCGAGGTGGAAGTTGACACAGCCACGGGAAGAGTCCAGGTCAAGGATTATTTGGCAGCCCATGATATTGGTAAAGCTATCAATCCCGGGATGGTTGAGGGGCAGATTCAAGGCGGTGTGCAAATGGGGATTGGTTATGCTCTCTATGAAGAAATAAAGGTTACGACTGATGGAAGTATTCTTAGCAGAAGCTTGAAAAATTATCATGTGCTTAATGCGCCGGACATGCCTGAGGTGAGAATTCTATTGATCGAAGAGGGTGGAGATGAAGGGCCTTACGGTGCCAAGAGTATTGGAGAAATTGCCTTTGTTCCGGTGGCTGCGGCGGTAGTCAATGCTGTTAATAATGCCTTGGGCACATCTTTGTCAAATTTGCCTCTGACACCGGAGAAGATTATGATAGCCCTGAATGCGAGGCGGGATGTTTCAGGCATAAGGCACGAATGA
- a CDS encoding (2Fe-2S)-binding protein, with protein MQIEFTVNWKVYNLTVSPTLRLIDLLREELGLTGTKEGCGEGECGSCTVIMNGKAVNSCLVLASQIRGQEILTIEALEKDGLDKLQVSFIKNSAVQCGFCTPGMLMSAKALLMKNPSPSEEEIKTAIAGNLCRCTGYNKIVQAIKEAAE; from the coding sequence ATGCAAATTGAGTTTACGGTTAATTGGAAAGTGTACAATCTGACGGTTTCTCCAACCCTGCGGCTGATTGATTTGTTAAGAGAAGAACTGGGGCTAACGGGGACTAAAGAAGGGTGTGGTGAAGGAGAGTGCGGATCCTGCACGGTGATTATGAATGGGAAAGCTGTTAATTCCTGTTTAGTTCTTGCATCCCAAATTAGAGGCCAAGAGATCTTGACAATTGAAGCTCTTGAAAAAGATGGACTGGACAAGTTACAGGTATCCTTCATCAAAAATAGTGCTGTTCAATGCGGATTTTGCACTCCGGGAATGTTGATGTCAGCTAAAGCACTATTAATGAAGAATCCTTCTCCCTCGGAAGAAGAGATTAAAACTGCAATAGCCGGTAATTTATGTAGATGTACTGGGTACAATAAAATAGTCCAGGCAATTAAGGAAGCCGCCGAATAA
- a CDS encoding MalY/PatB family protein, translating into MSCNFDQVIDRRKTCSVKWDFNQRIFGREDVLPLWVADMDFQAPEAVIEALVHRAKHGIFGYSDGMDGYYEALTNWLHQRFGWEIQRDWVTFSPGIVFGLYQLVNSLTKPGDKVLLQSPVYPPFFNAIKNNHRELVNSQLIFANNRYVMDYDDLEEKFSNGVKMMILCNPHNPVGRVWERGELERLGKLCLTYKVIVISDEIHGDLIYKGHRHIPFATLSPEIALQSVVCTAPSKTFNLAGLQTSNLIIPNPDYRQAFQAARDLTGIHNPNVFGITALEAAYRYGWDWLNQLMDYLQGNVDYLISSLVQISHVKLIQPEGTYLAWLDFRDLGMDPKELQKFLVHKAGVGLNPGFQFGPGGEGFARLNIGCSRSTLEDGCERIRVAIDKLDLHV; encoded by the coding sequence ATGAGCTGTAATTTTGATCAGGTAATCGATCGTCGCAAGACTTGTTCTGTAAAGTGGGATTTCAATCAGCGGATTTTTGGTCGGGAAGATGTTTTGCCCTTGTGGGTTGCAGATATGGACTTTCAGGCTCCTGAGGCTGTTATTGAGGCCTTAGTTCATCGTGCTAAGCATGGAATCTTTGGCTATTCAGATGGAATGGACGGTTATTATGAGGCCTTAACTAACTGGCTGCACCAGCGCTTTGGCTGGGAGATCCAACGAGATTGGGTAACCTTTAGTCCAGGAATTGTTTTTGGCTTATATCAATTAGTAAATAGCTTAACTAAGCCTGGAGATAAAGTTCTTCTGCAGTCCCCTGTATATCCCCCCTTTTTTAACGCTATTAAAAATAACCATCGTGAGCTAGTCAATAGCCAACTAATCTTTGCCAATAACCGATATGTCATGGATTATGACGATTTGGAAGAAAAGTTTTCCAACGGAGTTAAGATGATGATTCTGTGTAACCCTCATAATCCGGTTGGGCGGGTTTGGGAGCGGGGGGAACTCGAACGCTTGGGAAAACTTTGTCTCACCTATAAGGTCATAGTAATCTCTGATGAAATTCATGGAGATCTTATTTATAAAGGGCATCGCCATATTCCCTTTGCTACTCTTTCACCTGAAATAGCTCTTCAGTCAGTAGTTTGTACAGCGCCAAGTAAGACATTTAACCTTGCTGGTTTACAGACTTCTAACTTAATTATTCCGAATCCGGATTATAGACAAGCCTTTCAAGCGGCTAGGGATTTGACGGGGATACATAATCCTAATGTCTTTGGTATCACGGCTTTAGAAGCAGCCTATAGATATGGCTGGGATTGGCTAAATCAGTTGATGGACTATTTGCAGGGAAATGTGGATTACTTAATATCGTCACTTGTTCAAATCTCTCATGTTAAGTTGATTCAGCCCGAAGGGACTTATTTGGCTTGGTTAGACTTCAGGGATTTAGGGATGGATCCCAAGGAGTTACAGAAGTTTTTAGTACACAAGGCTGGGGTGGGACTAAATCCAGGCTTTCAATTTGGCCCTGGCGGAGAAGGCTTTGCCCGTCTTAATATCGGTTGCTCCCGTTCAACACTTGAAGATGGTTGTGAACGGATTAGAGTTGCAATTGATAAATTAGATCTCCATGTGTAA
- a CDS encoding DUF1697 domain-containing protein, protein MIVYIALLRGINVGGKNVIKMAELKKVFEAIGLSDVKTYIQSGNVLFKSNQGEEFLRGKIEHQIEAVFGFPVTVILRTSAELEQLVSNCPFSEEELAEAEASTEAESQYVALLTHVPLQEKIALLDAYRGENDQYRIIGRDVFLLFNHSIRNSKLATNLYKLGVSATVRNWKTLNKLTTLAKAMD, encoded by the coding sequence ATGATTGTTTATATAGCACTATTGCGAGGAATAAACGTAGGTGGAAAGAATGTTATAAAGATGGCTGAATTGAAAAAAGTATTTGAAGCTATCGGACTTTCTGATGTCAAGACATATATACAAAGTGGCAATGTATTATTCAAATCAAACCAAGGAGAGGAATTTCTGCGGGGAAAAATTGAGCATCAAATTGAGGCGGTTTTTGGATTTCCAGTTACGGTTATTTTGAGAACGTCGGCAGAGTTGGAACAACTGGTTTCGAATTGCCCATTTTCAGAGGAAGAATTAGCAGAAGCGGAGGCGTCTACTGAAGCAGAGAGTCAATATGTAGCACTATTAACCCACGTACCCTTGCAAGAAAAGATTGCATTGCTGGACGCTTATAGAGGTGAAAACGACCAGTATCGAATTATAGGGCGAGACGTATTTCTCTTATTCAATCATAGTATTAGAAATTCAAAGCTTGCTACTAACCTTTATAAACTTGGTGTATCAGCCACAGTACGTAATTGGAAGACGCTTAATAAACTTACTACGTTAGCTAAAGCCATGGATTGA
- a CDS encoding DUF1992 domain-containing protein, whose amino-acid sequence MDKCVDIVSERKIREAIERGELKNLPGAGKPVTIENFYFLPPEFKFAYTVLKNGGYLNEANDDKPVAFSTSNSIDLPKEHLSDSIRTDQEMSSSSLDSDKIDSNAKHINNTEYFQEKALGFNIIRDCRRGRY is encoded by the coding sequence TTGGATAAGTGTGTTGATATTGTTTCTGAACGAAAAATTCGAGAAGCTATTGAAAGAGGAGAACTAAAAAACCTTCCAGGAGCAGGAAAACCTGTAACCATTGAGAATTTCTATTTTTTGCCTCCTGAATTCAAATTTGCATATACCGTTTTAAAAAATGGAGGATATCTTAATGAAGCTAACGATGATAAGCCCGTAGCTTTCTCTACAAGCAATTCAATAGATTTGCCGAAGGAGCACTTGTCTGATTCTATAAGAACCGATCAAGAAATGTCCTCAAGCTCCTTAGACAGTGATAAGATAGATTCGAACGCGAAGCATATAAATAATACCGAATATTTTCAAGAAAAGGCTCTAGGTTTCAATATAATTAGAGATTGCAGACGCGGAAGGTATTAA
- a CDS encoding GNAT family N-acetyltransferase, whose protein sequence is MDFILKNDCLNIDWNCVSQTLRKVGMANFAADIHQKAFENSHTVVFVFDEEKLIGFGRAISDGVYQAALYDIAVLPEYQGKGIGRMIINNIVKSLPMCNFILYASPGKEKFYERLNFRKMNTGMALFQKASDMTEKGFTV, encoded by the coding sequence ATGGATTTTATACTCAAGAATGATTGTTTGAATATTGACTGGAATTGTGTATCTCAAACTCTAAGAAAAGTTGGCATGGCTAATTTTGCTGCAGATATCCATCAAAAAGCTTTTGAAAATAGTCATACTGTGGTATTTGTCTTTGACGAAGAAAAACTGATTGGTTTTGGTCGTGCAATTTCAGATGGAGTATATCAAGCCGCTTTATACGATATAGCAGTATTACCGGAGTATCAAGGCAAAGGGATAGGACGAATGATTATCAATAATATTGTAAAATCACTTCCGATGTGTAACTTTATTTTGTATGCGTCCCCGGGCAAAGAAAAGTTTTACGAACGGTTAAACTTTAGAAAAATGAATACTGGAATGGCCTTATTTCAAAAGGCTAGTGATATGACGGAAAAAGGTTTTACTGTATGA
- a CDS encoding ABC transporter ATP-binding protein, translating into MKPVVEVHNVGMKYQSLNGEITALENINFSVQDGEFVSIVGPSGCGKSTLLSIISGLIASTSGEVLLSGEKVTGTSPKIGYMLQKDHLFNWRTIFQNVMLGLEIRKNVTSSAKEYAIKLLKTYGLYEFKDKYPNQLSGGMRQRVALIRTLVTNPQILLLDEAFSALDYQTRLIVNDDIYDIIKKENKTAILVTHDISESISMSDRVILLSKRPGEVKHIYEINFNIKNRTPFSSRETPEFRYYFQEIWKGLDVHV; encoded by the coding sequence TTGAAACCAGTTGTCGAAGTTCATAATGTTGGCATGAAATATCAATCCCTAAACGGGGAAATTACAGCGCTGGAAAACATCAATTTTTCGGTTCAAGATGGAGAGTTTGTAAGTATTGTCGGCCCAAGCGGGTGCGGAAAGTCAACCTTATTATCAATCATTTCAGGCTTAATAGCATCTACCTCAGGTGAGGTTCTTTTATCGGGGGAGAAGGTCACGGGGACATCTCCGAAAATTGGCTATATGTTGCAAAAGGATCATCTTTTTAATTGGAGGACTATCTTTCAAAATGTAATGCTTGGCCTGGAAATTCGAAAAAATGTCACAAGCTCTGCAAAAGAGTATGCCATTAAACTTCTAAAAACATATGGGCTTTACGAATTTAAAGACAAATATCCTAATCAACTTTCAGGAGGAATGAGACAAAGAGTAGCTCTTATCAGAACTCTGGTAACCAATCCCCAGATCCTATTATTGGATGAAGCTTTTTCAGCATTGGATTATCAGACTCGTTTAATTGTTAACGATGATATTTATGACATTATCAAAAAGGAGAATAAAACTGCCATACTTGTTACCCATGACATATCTGAAAGCATAAGCATGTCTGACCGCGTTATTCTACTTTCCAAAAGACCAGGCGAAGTAAAACATATTTATGAAATTAATTTCAATATCAAGAACAGAACCCCTTTTTCATCTAGGGAGACACCTGAATTTAGATATTATTTTCAAGAGATATGGAAGGGGTTAGATGTCCATGTCTAA